In one window of Blastocatellia bacterium DNA:
- a CDS encoding PP2C family protein-serine/threonine phosphatase, with product MPSRQTNTAHTDLSIDEYLRERLMPVEGAIPHISGIEMYGNSVPVGRVGGDLFEYINFQQRYDVDARIRQALKLSKEFLDPLPPGATPRNSVDDHVEWLRSRPDYRPAMEAEYREARSSEQVRVAEALRDLDSTAGVLLVDAQGHGLISAKIASTVHDTFHAFMLSELNQHGRTTPELFENINLRLAHSVTARNALGINEGEYAREIATMLYGEVHPYGYFRFVNFGHPPPLVFSAEYRKFVELDKDRMVQFLPLGLQIPAVHPDRMRYFSMQLRPRPANSSDVAEITLMSPGDILFLYTDGVYDGSDDEERQHLEAVMREHYWKSARDICNALLEHATKDDDHLRQIGEEERIDDKTVFIIKRG from the coding sequence GTGCCATCTCGTCAAACGAACACAGCGCACACGGATCTGAGTATCGATGAATACTTGCGTGAACGGCTCATGCCGGTAGAAGGGGCCATTCCGCATATATCCGGCATCGAGATGTATGGGAATTCTGTCCCTGTCGGTAGGGTCGGCGGGGACCTGTTTGAATATATCAACTTCCAGCAGCGTTATGACGTCGACGCACGCATTCGGCAGGCCCTGAAGCTATCGAAGGAGTTTCTTGACCCGCTCCCGCCGGGCGCAACGCCGCGTAATTCAGTAGACGATCATGTGGAGTGGTTGAGGTCTAGACCGGATTATCGGCCCGCAATGGAAGCCGAATACAGGGAGGCACGCAGCTCGGAGCAGGTGCGGGTCGCCGAAGCCCTCCGCGATCTCGACAGCACGGCAGGCGTCCTGCTGGTGGACGCGCAGGGACACGGGCTGATTTCGGCGAAAATTGCTTCGACCGTACACGATACGTTTCATGCTTTCATGCTCTCCGAGCTTAATCAGCATGGCAGGACGACGCCGGAGTTGTTTGAAAACATCAACCTGCGTCTAGCGCATTCGGTCACGGCTCGTAACGCACTGGGGATCAATGAGGGAGAATATGCGCGCGAGATTGCGACGATGCTTTATGGCGAAGTGCATCCCTACGGCTATTTCAGGTTTGTAAATTTTGGGCACCCGCCGCCGCTCGTCTTCTCTGCTGAATATCGCAAGTTTGTGGAGTTGGACAAAGATCGAATGGTGCAATTCCTGCCCTTGGGCCTGCAAATTCCCGCTGTTCATCCGGATCGCATGCGGTACTTCTCAATGCAATTGCGGCCCAGGCCGGCTAACTCGTCCGACGTTGCCGAAATTACGCTAATGAGCCCGGGCGACATTCTCTTCCTCTATACCGATGGGGTTTATGACGGCAGCGATGATGAAGAACGCCAACACCTCGAAGCGGTGATGCGTGAACACTACTGGAAATCAGCGCGAGACATCTGCAATGCCCTGCTGGAACACGCCACAAAAGACGACGACCATCTGCGGCAGATTGGCGAAGAGGAACGGATTGACGACAAAACGGTCTTCATCATCAAGCGGGGGTGA
- the lanM gene encoding type 2 lanthipeptide synthetase LanM, with product MKSATEIHSGTSHPHRARLLSLVERAAPSDERREGRWFSVRPDHNQARLDKLAGKWREALGGEGRFAAGLREAGLGYDAFRAGLAEVTLSDPTVLPAWAAALIDLITAAPPVSAEPARIDGAPYLKEIASLLIEPARFLRAAATANNLAVGEDALQEIVVGFAKRLATVVGQILEFEARLAQANAGLFGQASGQSADGTLEEWLSRMERFPVLAFLIGQSYAAWRNWISEIFERLQSDSTLLRDTLFAGEGLGELTGFQGDAGDVHGGGRTVAILTFDRSRKVVYKPKDLRCAVAFLSLIDLLNRSGLEPKLHTRRVLPRGGYAWEEFVAYEPCADEAELERFYVRMGMLARLLQFVEGRDFWLDNLVAHGEFPVFVDLETILQPRAIPDQLLPAEQVARHLVAESVVETCVIAMPTPIGMGVPAEDYGALATSKLFITPYRRDLPAAGAAGYFTWTHEEHSPTLNGAPADAAKYLSQIVAGYRSMQECLLANRSRLSSSEGPLAALRDLPVRFIYRDTWTYHKIIRKSLSPPLLTDQGQRELYLQQLLRPALDRETDESETLKQCAMIRSEIDSLRRLDIPFFVSKPESDSVFTIQGDEFRGYFDDTAFRRIEERLHGLEAFSTDSQVELLLSCFATGRPGASRSVTPSSRVPGRAHHSNDELVDAAVEIGGTILADAITSDSEELAWIGLAYHPEIDLLSLGVLEADLLSGTCGLAILFADLFEITGEERWARACRGALASTVRQAEKRAEFDLPVNGHSQAEIASSYWGGFVGLGSHIFTLRYCAKKLRSQSLRDIATATIASLPAGAAYRNASYNIVSGAAGLLLAILPASRGDVATENQAARADELIEMLLAQSGETGGVAADLRTSTIAMGPDGLSMSLARMRRISGEWGSERRRGFLTDWKARPIDENGAHLLARLDVAQSGGAVSASLFEAVDKFLSRPPRLADTVGLLEQVDVAAGSFAAGRELRYKEAAAERAFSILDIRRRHGSWFPSRYAAARHSLSLIWGTAGVARSLLRAWDPDKAPSIASLRLPEI from the coding sequence ATGAAATCTGCGACTGAGATTCATTCCGGAACTTCGCATCCCCATCGAGCGCGGTTGCTGTCGCTGGTCGAGCGGGCAGCGCCTTCGGACGAACGCCGCGAGGGGCGCTGGTTCTCTGTCCGCCCGGATCACAATCAGGCCCGCCTCGATAAGCTCGCGGGCAAGTGGCGTGAAGCGCTCGGCGGTGAGGGGCGATTTGCAGCCGGCTTGCGGGAGGCCGGCCTGGGATACGATGCCTTTCGAGCCGGTCTGGCGGAGGTCACCCTTTCCGACCCCACGGTGCTGCCCGCGTGGGCGGCGGCATTGATTGACCTGATTACGGCCGCGCCGCCGGTTTCGGCGGAGCCCGCCCGGATCGATGGCGCTCCCTACCTGAAAGAGATCGCTTCGCTGCTGATCGAGCCGGCGCGATTTCTCCGGGCCGCGGCCACGGCAAATAACCTGGCTGTAGGCGAAGACGCGTTGCAGGAAATCGTCGTCGGATTTGCGAAGCGTCTGGCAACGGTTGTCGGTCAGATACTGGAATTCGAGGCCCGCCTGGCTCAGGCCAACGCCGGGTTATTTGGTCAGGCAAGCGGGCAGTCGGCGGACGGCACTTTGGAAGAATGGCTGTCTCGAATGGAGCGATTCCCGGTGCTGGCCTTTCTGATCGGCCAATCGTATGCCGCGTGGCGAAACTGGATCTCGGAGATTTTCGAGCGGCTTCAGTCGGATTCAACCCTGCTCAGGGATACTCTTTTTGCCGGCGAAGGGCTCGGCGAGCTGACCGGGTTTCAGGGAGATGCCGGCGATGTTCACGGCGGCGGCCGAACGGTTGCGATTCTCACCTTCGACCGGTCTCGCAAAGTCGTCTACAAGCCCAAGGACTTGCGCTGCGCGGTCGCGTTCCTGTCGCTGATCGATCTGCTGAACCGCTCCGGGCTCGAGCCGAAACTGCATACACGCCGAGTGCTGCCGCGCGGCGGCTATGCCTGGGAAGAATTCGTCGCGTACGAGCCCTGCGCCGACGAAGCGGAGCTCGAAAGATTCTATGTTCGAATGGGTATGCTGGCGCGCCTGCTTCAATTCGTGGAGGGGCGCGATTTCTGGCTCGACAATCTCGTCGCGCATGGCGAATTTCCGGTCTTTGTCGATCTCGAGACCATACTTCAGCCCCGCGCCATCCCCGACCAACTTCTGCCCGCCGAGCAAGTCGCGCGGCATCTCGTGGCCGAAAGCGTCGTCGAGACCTGCGTGATCGCGATGCCGACGCCCATCGGGATGGGGGTGCCCGCCGAGGATTACGGGGCGCTCGCAACCTCGAAATTATTCATCACACCTTACCGGCGCGACCTACCCGCGGCCGGCGCGGCAGGCTATTTCACCTGGACCCACGAAGAGCACAGTCCGACGCTCAACGGTGCGCCGGCGGACGCCGCGAAGTACCTCTCCCAGATCGTCGCGGGTTACCGCTCCATGCAGGAATGCCTGCTGGCCAATCGGTCGCGGTTGTCGAGTTCAGAGGGCCCCCTGGCGGCGCTTCGCGACTTGCCCGTGCGCTTCATCTATCGGGACACCTGGACCTATCACAAGATCATCCGCAAGAGCCTGTCGCCGCCGCTCCTGACCGATCAGGGGCAACGCGAGTTGTACTTGCAGCAGCTTCTGCGGCCCGCGCTCGACCGGGAAACGGACGAATCCGAAACCTTGAAACAGTGTGCGATGATCCGCAGCGAAATCGACAGCCTGAGACGGCTGGACATCCCCTTTTTCGTATCCAAGCCGGAAAGCGACAGCGTTTTCACGATTCAAGGTGACGAGTTCCGCGGGTATTTCGACGACACGGCGTTTCGACGTATCGAGGAACGATTACATGGCCTTGAAGCTTTCTCGACTGATTCTCAAGTGGAGCTGCTGTTGTCATGCTTTGCGACCGGACGGCCGGGGGCGAGTCGCAGCGTGACGCCCAGCTCCCGGGTTCCCGGCAGGGCGCACCACAGTAACGACGAACTCGTTGATGCCGCCGTCGAAATCGGCGGAACAATTCTCGCCGATGCGATAACTTCGGACTCCGAAGAACTGGCGTGGATTGGTCTGGCGTACCATCCGGAGATCGATCTTCTGTCGCTCGGCGTGCTGGAGGCAGATCTGCTCTCCGGCACGTGTGGACTGGCGATCCTTTTCGCCGACCTGTTCGAGATTACGGGCGAAGAACGATGGGCCAGGGCGTGCCGCGGAGCCCTGGCATCGACCGTGCGCCAGGCGGAAAAGCGCGCTGAATTCGACCTGCCGGTCAACGGTCATTCCCAGGCGGAAATAGCGTCGTCTTATTGGGGCGGTTTCGTCGGCTTGGGATCGCATATCTTCACGCTCCGCTACTGTGCAAAGAAGCTTCGCTCGCAGAGCCTCCGCGACATAGCAACCGCGACGATTGCTTCATTGCCGGCAGGTGCGGCCTACCGGAACGCGAGTTATAATATAGTGTCGGGCGCGGCGGGATTGTTGCTTGCGATTCTACCTGCGTCGCGCGGCGACGTCGCGACGGAAAATCAGGCAGCCCGTGCCGATGAATTGATAGAAATGCTGCTGGCGCAGTCCGGTGAAACCGGCGGGGTGGCAGCCGACCTCCGCACCTCCACGATTGCGATGGGTCCGGACGGCCTGTCAATGAGTCTTGCGCGGATGCGCCGGATCAGCGGCGAATGGGGCTCCGAGCGGCGGCGAGGGTTTCTGACGGATTGGAAGGCCCGGCCAATTGATGAAAACGGGGCTCACCTGCTGGCGAGGCTGGATGTGGCACAGTCCGGCGGAGCCGTATCGGCGTCGTTGTTCGAGGCGGTCGATAAGTTCCTGTCGCGACCACCGCGACTCGCCGACACCGTGGGCCTGCTTGAACAGGTCGACGTGGCCGCCGGGAGTTTCGCAGCCGGGCGCGAGCTGCGATACAAGGAGGCAGCAGCCGAGCGGGCATTCAGCATTCTGGATATTCGGCGGCGGCACGGTTCCTGGTTCCCGTCGCGATACGCCGCGGCCCGGCACAGTCTTTCGCTGATTTGGGGAACCGCGGGCGTGGCACGTTCCTTATTGAGGGCATGGGACCCGGACAAAGCGCCGTCGATTGCTTCGCTGCGGCTGCCGGAGATTTAG
- a CDS encoding radical SAM family RiPP maturation amino acid epimerase, which translates to MMVTDTYHQVLERHAAFKRFNERWVADPVFRKELSLDKSGTLARYEIDCQPEDVHSLQEADPSKPSTAMRAMWQMIVAKTVWTEHFYKKSAVPDDPRIRGWRERQIARQFLELGPFHTKSNIHASLSIEVTKGCSVGCWFCALSPDSLGGVFRYDDAGRADWIDTLKALGSCLGPAAQSGFLYWASDPFDHPNYEEMCIDFYETIGAFPPTTTALPIKNPARTRKLLKVSEERDCWINRFSILTLKMLDRVHREFSAGELARVECLPLNPESAFAFGNAGRFRERAMAEPEVLERQRRNLLWAPWYTGDPAYADTSDYPLASIGCVTGFLLNMVDRSVQLISPCAASDRWPLGYYIHAEGRFTDGADLKGLLDGMVERHMSPYLADSDILRLHDWLRYEETENGFRLHGRFHQTVAFEGVERRAAWHAIGDLVKSGRQSVEHVASTVASQCSLDGGLVRGMLNELLRSGVLYEICD; encoded by the coding sequence ATGATGGTCACAGATACTTACCATCAGGTTCTGGAACGGCACGCCGCCTTTAAGCGATTCAATGAGCGATGGGTCGCCGACCCGGTATTTCGTAAGGAGCTGTCTCTGGACAAGTCCGGGACCCTTGCACGGTACGAGATCGATTGCCAACCGGAAGACGTTCACAGCCTACAGGAAGCCGACCCTTCAAAGCCGTCGACCGCGATGCGCGCGATGTGGCAGATGATCGTCGCCAAGACGGTCTGGACCGAACACTTTTACAAGAAGTCCGCCGTTCCCGACGACCCGCGAATTCGCGGTTGGCGCGAGCGGCAGATCGCCAGACAGTTCCTCGAGCTCGGCCCTTTTCACACCAAATCCAATATTCACGCCTCGCTCAGCATCGAGGTCACTAAAGGCTGTTCGGTCGGATGCTGGTTCTGCGCCCTGAGTCCTGATAGCCTGGGCGGCGTCTTTCGCTACGACGACGCCGGCCGCGCCGATTGGATCGACACCCTGAAGGCGCTCGGAAGCTGCCTCGGCCCGGCGGCACAGAGCGGCTTCTTATATTGGGCCTCTGACCCGTTCGATCATCCCAACTATGAGGAGATGTGCATCGATTTTTACGAGACCATCGGGGCCTTTCCGCCGACCACGACGGCGCTGCCGATCAAGAATCCGGCGCGAACCCGCAAGCTGCTGAAGGTGTCGGAGGAACGAGATTGTTGGATCAACCGGTTCTCTATTCTCACTCTCAAGATGCTCGACCGCGTTCATCGCGAATTCAGCGCCGGCGAGCTTGCCCGCGTCGAGTGCCTGCCGCTCAACCCCGAATCCGCCTTCGCCTTTGGCAACGCCGGACGGTTCCGCGAGCGCGCCATGGCGGAGCCTGAGGTTTTGGAGCGCCAGCGCCGGAACCTGCTCTGGGCGCCCTGGTACACCGGCGACCCGGCCTATGCCGATACTTCTGACTACCCGCTTGCCAGCATCGGTTGCGTTACCGGATTCCTCCTCAATATGGTCGACCGCTCGGTCCAGCTTATCAGCCCCTGCGCCGCCAGCGACCGATGGCCGCTAGGCTACTACATTCACGCTGAAGGCAGGTTCACGGATGGCGCCGATCTCAAGGGATTGCTCGACGGCATGGTCGAGCGTCACATGTCGCCGTACCTGGCTGATTCGGACATACTGAGGCTGCACGATTGGCTGCGCTACGAAGAGACCGAGAATGGCTTTCGTCTTCACGGTAGATTTCACCAGACCGTGGCCTTCGAAGGGGTCGAGCGCCGCGCCGCCTGGCATGCCATAGGCGACCTGGTGAAGAGCGGCCGGCAGTCAGTCGAACATGTGGCGTCCACGGTTGCTTCGCAGTGCTCACTCGATGGCGGTCTGGTCCGCGGAATGCTGAACGAGTTGCTACGCAGCGGTGTCCTCTATGAAATCTGCGACTGA
- a CDS encoding SagB family peptide dehydrogenase: protein MENCDNANTAERAGIPALRAWPLHLSLRPELETCDTPDGDLAIQSPGATLTFKKPGAGLRKAFSLLKQGGHTADQLCQAALGEGRTDELARFIHHFEQLSRRGLLRHTVAERSEPIASIIGISPQYLFRIHRLDVEQPYTLSRFACCRRDGKDFVLECPLGHAIITLHDWRAGALLRLAAERLPLYQLRDRIPGIGPDAIAGFYQLLANANALTSDSDDSEPVLSQWSFHDLLFHSRSRFGRHSNPFGATFRHIGRVSPLPAVRPALAGPRIELYTPDLDELEQNDPPLAKVMETRRSVYDYDEQPISARQLGEFLYRVARVRSQGELKVRSFYVPGEAVMETTSRPYPAGGKCYELELYLIVDRCEGLAAGVYHYEPLDHCLTRVSDQREHVDSFLRYAAIAAPNGRPQVLISIAARCQRVSWKYDGMAYALTLKHVGVLYQTMYLAATAMGLGPCALGSGDADLFASVVGANYYSESSVGEFMLGSLRKNSNSAEGSGK from the coding sequence ATGGAGAATTGCGACAACGCGAACACCGCCGAACGAGCCGGAATCCCGGCGCTGCGGGCTTGGCCTCTGCATCTCAGCCTGCGGCCGGAGCTCGAAACGTGCGACACGCCTGATGGCGATCTGGCGATTCAGTCTCCCGGAGCGACGCTGACCTTCAAAAAGCCTGGCGCCGGTTTGCGAAAAGCATTTTCGCTGCTGAAGCAGGGCGGCCACACCGCCGACCAGCTTTGTCAGGCGGCGCTGGGCGAGGGCAGGACCGACGAGCTGGCGCGTTTCATCCATCACTTCGAGCAACTGTCCAGGCGCGGACTTCTGCGGCATACCGTCGCCGAGAGGAGCGAGCCGATTGCCAGCATCATCGGGATCTCGCCGCAATACCTCTTCCGCATCCATCGCCTGGACGTCGAGCAGCCTTACACGCTTTCGCGCTTTGCCTGTTGCCGCCGCGACGGCAAGGATTTCGTATTGGAGTGTCCGCTCGGCCACGCCATCATAACCCTGCATGACTGGCGGGCCGGCGCCCTGCTGCGCCTGGCCGCGGAGCGGCTGCCGCTCTACCAGCTTCGCGACCGCATCCCGGGAATCGGGCCGGACGCCATCGCCGGGTTCTATCAGTTGCTGGCCAACGCGAATGCCTTGACCTCGGATTCGGACGACAGCGAGCCCGTGCTATCGCAATGGAGTTTTCACGACCTGCTCTTCCACAGTCGAAGCCGGTTTGGACGCCACAGCAACCCGTTTGGCGCGACCTTCCGGCATATCGGCCGGGTATCCCCGCTGCCGGCAGTGCGGCCGGCGCTGGCCGGGCCGCGGATCGAGCTGTACACGCCGGACCTCGACGAGCTTGAGCAGAATGACCCTCCTCTGGCGAAAGTAATGGAAACCAGGCGGTCCGTTTACGACTACGATGAGCAGCCGATTTCGGCGCGCCAGCTCGGCGAGTTCCTCTATCGGGTCGCGCGCGTCAGGTCGCAAGGCGAACTGAAAGTGCGCAGTTTTTATGTCCCGGGCGAAGCGGTGATGGAAACGACCAGCCGGCCGTATCCGGCGGGCGGAAAATGCTACGAGCTTGAATTGTATCTGATCGTTGATCGCTGCGAGGGACTGGCCGCGGGCGTGTATCACTACGAGCCGCTGGACCATTGTCTAACCCGGGTTTCCGATCAACGCGAGCACGTCGATTCATTCTTGCGCTATGCGGCCATTGCGGCTCCGAACGGCCGCCCGCAAGTCCTGATCAGCATCGCCGCCCGCTGCCAGCGCGTCTCCTGGAAATACGACGGAATGGCCTATGCCTTGACGCTCAAGCATGTCGGCGTCCTCTATCAGACGATGTACCTGGCCGCCACCGCAATGGGTTTAGGTCCGTGTGCGCTTGGCAGCGGCGATGCCGATCTTTTCGCCTCGGTCGTCGGCGCCAATTATTACTCGGAAAGTTCCGTCGGAGAGTTCATGCTCGGAAGCCTGCGCAAGAATTCGAACAGCGCGGAAGGGAGTGGCAAATGA
- a CDS encoding TOMM precursor leader peptide-binding protein encodes MIERPSLKGHLHAEAIAGDKALLIGEGRYFGLYGRIYPALVPLIDGERSTDEIIAELKPAFHATEVYAALLSLQKSGYVEEATAEIPDTLRAYWNSLGVGSEQAAAALAAKTVSVTGIGGAAVDDLLAMLSDLRVSRGSQAEATLWIAVTDDYLRRGLEQFNRQALESRKPWLIVRPNGIYSWIGPIFRPGETACWECLAQRLRGNQDVEEFARSLQSGNRFYPPKAVLPSTRAIALSIAATEVAKWIVTGAGSAVDSTIIAVDSISFQTSTHKVTRRPQCPACGSSDWAAREPRPIEIRSVRKNFVADGGHRALSPAQTLQKYDHHISPITGIAKGLYRVTDPDNSTVNVYITGNNMAVRHNSFDRLRKNVRSACCGKGITDAQARASALCEAIERYSGVFRGEEIRRRGSFRSLGDPAINPQSCMLFSEGQYRERDRWNAHDRRLDMIPLPFDEEAVLEWAPVWSLTQKRFRYLPAGFCYYSYPSPPEQFFCLPESNGSASGNTIEEAILQGFMELVERDAVAVWWYNRLARPAVDLASFDDPFINDLKAHYSGLGRDLWVLDLTHDLGVPAFIAISRRIDRSPEDIIFAPAAHFDARLAVVRALTELNQMLPGVETSQPDGTGYGYDDPEAIHWWRTATLDNQPYLAPSSAAPRRRADYAKNETVDLREDVFRCQALVEGLGLEMMVLDQTRPDIGMPVVKVIVPGLRHFWARFGAGRLYDVPVKLGWLSEPTPEAGLNPIPVFI; translated from the coding sequence ATGATTGAACGGCCGAGTCTCAAAGGACACCTGCATGCCGAGGCGATTGCCGGGGACAAGGCACTATTGATCGGCGAGGGACGGTACTTTGGCCTCTATGGACGAATCTATCCGGCGCTGGTTCCGCTGATCGACGGCGAGCGCAGCACCGATGAGATTATCGCCGAATTGAAGCCCGCCTTTCATGCCACCGAGGTCTACGCCGCCCTTCTCTCTCTGCAAAAGAGTGGCTATGTTGAAGAAGCGACTGCCGAGATACCGGACACGTTACGGGCGTATTGGAACAGTCTTGGAGTCGGCTCCGAGCAGGCGGCGGCGGCGCTGGCGGCAAAAACGGTCAGCGTGACCGGGATCGGCGGTGCTGCCGTCGATGATCTCCTCGCCATGCTGAGCGATCTCCGGGTCAGCCGCGGGTCGCAGGCCGAGGCCACGCTCTGGATCGCGGTGACCGACGACTACCTGAGACGCGGCCTCGAGCAATTCAATCGGCAGGCGCTCGAGTCCCGCAAGCCGTGGCTCATCGTCAGGCCGAATGGTATCTACTCCTGGATCGGCCCGATCTTCCGTCCCGGCGAAACAGCTTGCTGGGAGTGTCTGGCGCAGCGGCTCAGAGGCAACCAGGATGTCGAGGAATTCGCGCGCAGTCTGCAATCCGGCAACCGCTTTTATCCGCCGAAAGCCGTACTGCCCTCGACCAGGGCGATAGCCCTGAGTATCGCCGCGACAGAGGTTGCGAAGTGGATCGTCACGGGCGCCGGCAGCGCGGTTGACTCAACGATAATCGCGGTCGATTCGATCTCATTTCAGACCAGCACCCACAAGGTGACGCGCCGCCCTCAGTGCCCGGCGTGCGGGAGCAGCGACTGGGCCGCCAGAGAACCGCGGCCTATAGAGATCAGGAGCGTCAGGAAGAACTTCGTCGCCGATGGCGGGCATCGCGCCCTGTCGCCCGCGCAGACCTTGCAGAAGTATGATCATCACATCAGCCCCATCACCGGGATCGCCAAGGGATTGTATCGCGTTACGGACCCTGATAACTCGACCGTCAACGTCTACATCACCGGCAACAACATGGCGGTGCGGCACAACTCATTTGACCGTCTGCGGAAGAACGTACGCAGCGCCTGTTGTGGCAAGGGCATCACGGACGCGCAGGCGCGGGCGAGCGCGCTGTGTGAAGCGATTGAACGCTATTCGGGTGTCTTTCGCGGTGAAGAGATTCGCCGCCGTGGAAGTTTCAGGAGCCTCGGCGATCCCGCCATCAATCCGCAGTCTTGCATGCTGTTCAGCGAGGGCCAGTATCGCGAGCGGGATCGCTGGAACGCGCATGACCGGCGGCTCGACATGATCCCGCTGCCTTTCGACGAAGAGGCAGTGCTGGAATGGGCTCCGGTCTGGTCGCTGACGCAAAAACGGTTTCGCTATCTGCCCGCCGGTTTCTGTTATTATAGTTACCCGTCCCCTCCCGAGCAGTTCTTTTGCCTTCCGGAATCCAACGGCTCGGCGAGCGGCAACACCATCGAAGAAGCGATTCTGCAAGGCTTCATGGAGCTGGTCGAGCGGGACGCGGTGGCGGTGTGGTGGTACAACCGATTGGCACGCCCCGCCGTCGATCTCGCTTCCTTTGATGACCCGTTCATTAACGACCTGAAGGCGCACTATTCCGGGTTGGGCCGGGATCTCTGGGTCCTCGATCTGACCCATGATCTCGGCGTTCCGGCGTTCATTGCGATTTCTCGCCGCATCGACCGCAGCCCCGAAGACATCATCTTTGCGCCGGCGGCTCATTTCGATGCGCGGCTCGCGGTTGTGCGGGCGCTGACCGAGTTGAACCAGATGCTGCCGGGCGTAGAAACGAGCCAACCGGACGGGACCGGCTACGGCTACGACGACCCGGAAGCGATCCACTGGTGGCGGACCGCTACGCTCGACAATCAGCCTTATCTGGCGCCGTCATCGGCAGCTCCCAGACGGCGCGCCGATTACGCGAAGAACGAAACTGTCGATTTGCGGGAAGACGTTTTTCGCTGCCAAGCCCTCGTCGAGGGCCTCGGCCTGGAAATGATGGTGCTGGACCAGACCCGGCCGGATATCGGAATGCCGGTCGTGAAAGTGATCGTCCCGGGTCTTCGGCACTTCTGGGCGCGATTTGGCGCCGGGCGCCTGTACGATGTTCCGGTCAAGCTGGGATGGCTATCCGAGCCGACGCCGGAAGCCGGCCTGAATCCGATTCCGGTTTTCATCTAG